The following are encoded in a window of Ferviditalea candida genomic DNA:
- the motB gene encoding flagellar motor protein MotB, with protein MKKRRKPHNEEHADETWLIPYADLLTLLLALFIVLFATSKIDLKKFDEMMISFNSVLSGGTGLFEKSTVVPIGTDTAQKAKIEVKDNTLRKEQAEKLQKEMQDLQNLKKKIDAYIDKNGLNSQLQTTLNSQQLVLKISDNALFPSGSANVKPEAQKLASNISVLLEQYPQYEVIVSGHTDNRPIHTAEFESNWDLSTARALNFMKILIQDNNLDKKRFSAVGYGEFRPVESNDTEEGRAKNRRVEVSIFRNLNLEPDKTIQVGN; from the coding sequence GTGAAGAAAAGGCGCAAACCGCATAATGAGGAGCATGCCGACGAAACTTGGCTGATTCCATACGCTGACCTGCTCACCCTGTTATTAGCCTTGTTCATCGTCCTGTTCGCTACCAGCAAAATAGATCTCAAAAAGTTTGACGAAATGATGATTTCATTCAATTCGGTACTGAGCGGGGGAACCGGGTTGTTTGAGAAATCTACCGTAGTTCCCATCGGTACGGATACTGCGCAGAAAGCAAAAATCGAAGTCAAGGACAATACCCTTAGAAAAGAACAGGCCGAAAAACTGCAAAAGGAAATGCAGGATCTCCAGAATTTGAAAAAGAAGATTGACGCTTATATCGATAAAAACGGATTGAACAGCCAGCTGCAAACGACTTTGAACAGCCAGCAGCTTGTACTGAAAATCAGTGATAATGCGCTGTTCCCTTCCGGCAGCGCCAATGTCAAACCGGAGGCGCAAAAGCTGGCTTCCAATATTTCTGTACTGTTGGAGCAATATCCTCAGTATGAGGTGATCGTCTCCGGCCATACAGATAACCGTCCGATCCACACCGCCGAATTTGAATCGAATTGGGATCTCAGCACGGCACGCGCACTTAATTTCATGAAAATCCTGATTCAGGACAACAATCTGGACAAGAAGCGATTCAGCGCCGTAGGATACGGTGAATTTCGGCCGGTCGAATCCAATGATACGGAAGAAGGCCGAGCCAAAAACAGACGGGTTGAGGTTTCCATTTTCCGCAATCTGAATCTGGAGCCCGACAAAACCATTCAGGTTGGAAACTGA
- a CDS encoding alpha-ketoacid dehydrogenase subunit beta produces MAQMTMIQAITDAMRVELAKDENVLIFGEDVGHYGGVFRATEGLQKEFGEDRVFDTPLAESGIGGLAVGLGLQGFRPVAEIQFSGFMFEAMDSICGQSARMRIRSGGRFNSPIVFRSPYGVGVKAAEYHTDNLEGLLVQTPGLKVVIPSNPYDAKGLLISAIRDNDPVFFLEHMKLYRSFRQEVPEGEYTVPLGKANVVREGNDLTVIAYGAMVQTSLKAAEEIEKARGVKAEVIDLRTLSPLDTDTIVESVKKTNRAVVVQEAQQSAGIAAEVIARLNERAILHLEAPVLRIASPDISFTFPSVEDQWVPNPQRVVEGMNRVLDF; encoded by the coding sequence ATGGCCCAAATGACCATGATCCAAGCGATTACCGACGCCATGAGGGTCGAGCTCGCGAAGGATGAGAATGTGCTGATATTCGGTGAGGATGTCGGGCATTACGGAGGGGTATTTCGCGCGACCGAAGGCTTGCAGAAGGAGTTTGGAGAAGACCGGGTATTTGATACGCCGTTGGCCGAATCGGGAATCGGCGGCTTGGCGGTCGGTCTCGGCCTGCAGGGGTTTCGGCCGGTGGCTGAAATTCAATTCAGCGGCTTTATGTTCGAGGCGATGGATTCGATTTGCGGCCAATCGGCGCGCATGCGGATCCGGTCGGGGGGGCGCTTTAACAGTCCGATTGTGTTCCGTTCCCCTTACGGGGTCGGAGTCAAGGCGGCGGAATACCATACTGATAATCTTGAAGGTCTGCTCGTTCAAACTCCGGGCTTGAAGGTTGTGATTCCTTCAAATCCGTACGATGCCAAAGGGCTGTTGATCTCGGCCATCCGCGACAATGATCCGGTATTTTTTCTAGAGCACATGAAATTGTACCGATCGTTCCGCCAGGAGGTGCCGGAAGGGGAGTACACGGTACCGCTCGGCAAAGCGAATGTGGTGCGTGAAGGTAATGATCTTACGGTTATTGCGTATGGGGCGATGGTGCAAACCTCATTAAAGGCGGCGGAGGAAATCGAAAAAGCCAGAGGGGTCAAAGCGGAAGTGATCGATCTGCGGACGCTGTCTCCTTTGGATACCGATACGATTGTGGAATCCGTGAAGAAGACGAACCGGGCCGTTGTCGTTCAGGAGGCCCAGCAATCCGCCGGCATTGCCGCGGAAGTGATTGCGCGTTTGAATGAACGGGCGATTCTGCATCTTGAGGCGCCCGTTCTGCGAATTGCTTCACCGGATATTTCCTTCACGTTTCCGAGTGTGGAAGATCAATGGGTTCCGAATCCGCAGCGGGTTGTTGAGGGCATGAACAGGGTGCTTGACTTTTAA
- a CDS encoding alpha/beta hydrolase: protein MNNSRYYKRMIVRERINSQALAEDRVVKVFLPPGYDEYVSYPVIYCQDGDDFFRLGRIATHATQLILDEGLDPMIIVGVDVDKRIRWSEYDPSGPRFDAYKQFFVNELLPYVESRFPARPSPVERILAGDSLGGTVSLHLALDFPDKFHKLLSLSGAFLESTRSRIARESELSWLTLYMLIGLEEHNVVTKRGNFDLLAANREASRLLKERNARIEYVEKNGKHIWGFWQNELPAAFRFFFKSAYTL, encoded by the coding sequence ATGAACAATTCCCGGTATTACAAGCGCATGATTGTCAGGGAGCGGATCAACTCCCAAGCCCTCGCAGAAGATCGCGTCGTTAAAGTGTTTTTGCCGCCGGGATATGATGAATATGTCTCCTATCCCGTGATCTACTGCCAGGACGGCGACGATTTCTTCAGACTCGGACGAATCGCCACTCATGCCACTCAGCTGATTCTTGACGAGGGGCTTGATCCTATGATCATTGTCGGCGTTGATGTGGACAAAAGAATCCGCTGGTCGGAATATGATCCGTCGGGTCCGCGTTTTGACGCCTACAAACAGTTTTTCGTCAATGAGCTCCTTCCCTATGTCGAAAGCCGTTTTCCGGCGCGACCATCCCCTGTGGAACGCATCCTGGCCGGAGACTCATTGGGCGGCACGGTTTCTCTGCATCTGGCCCTCGACTTTCCCGACAAATTTCACAAACTGCTTTCTTTATCCGGCGCCTTCCTGGAAAGTACCCGGAGCCGGATAGCCCGGGAAAGCGAGCTCTCCTGGCTCACTCTGTATATGCTGATCGGATTAGAGGAGCATAACGTCGTCACCAAACGGGGCAATTTCGATTTATTGGCGGCTAACCGGGAAGCTTCTCGTTTGCTGAAGGAGCGGAACGCGCGGATCGAGTATGTTGAAAAAAACGGAAAACACATTTGGGGTTTTTGGCAAAATGAGCTGCCCGCCGCATTCCGATTCTTCTTCAAATCCGCCTATACGTTATAG
- a CDS encoding lipoate--protein ligase family protein, which translates to MKRLIQFPLLHIVDVAETCLTGDVLEPLAFDEWYCRRAGMGSPPLIHFWRHKKAMVLGLRDRRLPQAADAVEHLRKQGCAVAVRNSGGAAVPLDEGVLNVSVILPGSAAGRNFRADFSLLAEWIEQALRLLAGDVRIQVGEVQGAYCPGDFDLSVGGRKFCGIAQRRQIDAFILQAFIVTDGQGAERAEQVRQFYRIASGGLPPDERFPYPLIHPDRTASLREALGECSVESLVAALKKMLPERFLQLPPPYQDGPLSNELRQMADTMRERYDKDR; encoded by the coding sequence ATGAAAAGATTGATTCAGTTCCCGCTGCTTCATATCGTGGATGTTGCGGAAACCTGTTTGACGGGAGATGTGCTGGAGCCTTTAGCGTTTGATGAATGGTACTGCCGGCGGGCAGGCATGGGATCCCCCCCGCTGATTCATTTCTGGAGGCATAAGAAGGCAATGGTCTTGGGTTTGCGGGACCGCAGGCTGCCGCAGGCTGCTGATGCGGTGGAGCACTTGAGGAAACAAGGCTGCGCAGTGGCTGTCCGCAATTCCGGAGGGGCTGCGGTACCTCTTGATGAAGGGGTTTTGAACGTCTCTGTGATACTCCCCGGATCGGCAGCCGGCAGAAATTTTCGCGCAGATTTTTCCCTGCTTGCGGAATGGATTGAACAAGCGCTGCGCCTGTTGGCCGGCGATGTTCGCATTCAGGTCGGTGAAGTCCAAGGGGCCTACTGCCCAGGGGATTTTGATTTGAGCGTCGGAGGACGAAAATTTTGCGGAATCGCGCAAAGACGGCAGATCGACGCCTTCATTCTGCAGGCCTTTATCGTTACGGATGGTCAGGGCGCGGAACGAGCCGAGCAGGTGCGTCAATTTTATCGGATCGCCTCCGGCGGACTGCCGCCTGACGAGCGGTTCCCCTATCCGCTCATTCACCCGGACAGGACGGCCAGCTTGCGGGAGGCGCTGGGGGAATGCTCTGTAGAATCCTTGGTAGCGGCTTTGAAAAAAATGCTGCCTGAACGGTTTCTACAGCTGCCGCCCCCTTATCAAGACGGTCCTCTTTCCAACGAGCTCCGGCAAATGGCTGATACGATGAGAGAGCGTTACGATAAAGATCGTTAA
- a CDS encoding aldo/keto reductase family protein produces MKYRRLGRSGLKVSEIGLGSWLTYGKSVEKDMAFKTIDQAYESGINFFDTANVYARGEAEKIVGEALRRYPRESYVLASKVFWPMGEGPNDRGLSRKHVFEQAHATLKRLGLDYIDLYYCHRYDPETPVDETLRTLEDLVRQGKVLYVGVSEWTAEQIREALQVADRYLLDRIVVNQPKYNMLNRYIEQEVIPVSEKNGISQVVYSPLAEGILTGKYKRGTDIPNDSRAADPNSNVFIRSMLNDEILAKVEQLEGVSTEMGVKLSQLALAWILRQPNVASALIGASKAGQVAENVQAIDIQLTEDMLERIGAILG; encoded by the coding sequence ATGAAGTACAGAAGATTGGGAAGAAGCGGATTGAAGGTAAGCGAGATCGGTTTGGGGAGCTGGCTGACCTACGGAAAATCCGTGGAGAAGGATATGGCGTTCAAGACGATTGACCAAGCTTACGAATCGGGCATCAACTTTTTTGATACAGCCAATGTATATGCGCGCGGTGAAGCTGAAAAAATCGTGGGTGAAGCGCTTCGGAGATATCCTAGAGAATCTTATGTACTTGCATCGAAAGTATTCTGGCCGATGGGTGAAGGGCCTAATGACAGAGGATTGTCCAGAAAGCATGTGTTCGAACAGGCTCACGCGACATTGAAGCGGCTGGGACTGGATTACATAGACCTCTACTATTGCCATCGCTACGATCCCGAAACGCCCGTTGACGAAACCTTGCGCACGCTTGAAGATTTGGTTCGTCAGGGAAAAGTGTTATACGTTGGGGTCAGCGAATGGACGGCCGAGCAAATCCGGGAAGCCCTCCAGGTGGCGGATCGCTATCTGCTGGATCGGATCGTCGTCAACCAACCGAAATACAATATGCTGAACCGTTATATTGAACAAGAAGTGATTCCGGTCAGCGAAAAAAATGGGATCAGCCAAGTGGTTTATTCGCCTTTGGCTGAGGGGATCTTGACGGGCAAATATAAGCGGGGCACGGATATACCCAATGACAGCCGGGCGGCCGATCCCAATTCAAATGTATTCATCCGCAGCATGCTGAATGATGAAATTTTGGCGAAGGTGGAGCAGCTTGAGGGGGTGTCGACGGAAATGGGCGTTAAACTGAGCCAATTGGCATTGGCTTGGATATTGCGGCAGCCGAATGTGGCCAGCGCGCTGATAGGCGCCAGCAAAGCGGGTCAAGTCGCGGAAAACGTTCAGGCCATCGATATTCAATTGACGGAGGATATGCTTGAACGGATCGGGGCCATTCTGGGATAG
- the pdhA gene encoding pyruvate dehydrogenase (acetyl-transferring) E1 component subunit alpha encodes MTRIAEKPNMHAARMEAVKPLSVLDVNGNVASEVEMPQLNNNQLREIMRKMVFTRIWDQRAISLGRQGRLGFYAPVSGQEASMIGSQSALDKEDFILPGYRDIPQIVWHGLPLYQAFLYSRGHQHGGQIPAGVNVLIPQIIIGAQIVQTVGVAMGLKKRGKNNVAITFTGDGGSSQGDFYEGLNFAGAFKLPAIFVVQNNGYAISVPRHKQTTAETIAQKSLAAGIAGVQVDGMDVLAVYKAVADARERAINGGGPTLIETLTYRFGPHSLSGDDPTRYRSQTESGEWEPKDPLIRFRKFLEKKNLWNEADENRVIEEAKDAVTDAIKKAESIEKMTIPQMIDSMYENTPPYLQEQMKQFSAWEGK; translated from the coding sequence ATGACGAGAATCGCGGAAAAACCGAACATGCATGCCGCCCGGATGGAAGCTGTAAAGCCTCTTTCTGTCCTTGACGTTAACGGCAATGTTGCTTCCGAGGTGGAAATGCCCCAATTGAATAACAACCAACTTAGAGAAATCATGAGGAAAATGGTGTTTACCCGCATTTGGGATCAACGGGCGATCAGCTTGGGGCGTCAGGGGAGATTGGGGTTTTATGCGCCGGTATCCGGACAGGAAGCATCGATGATCGGCAGCCAATCAGCGCTTGACAAAGAAGACTTCATTCTGCCCGGCTATCGGGATATCCCGCAAATTGTATGGCACGGGCTCCCCCTGTATCAAGCCTTCTTGTACTCCAGAGGGCATCAGCATGGGGGGCAAATACCGGCAGGGGTTAATGTCCTGATCCCGCAAATCATCATCGGTGCGCAAATCGTGCAAACGGTTGGCGTGGCGATGGGTTTAAAGAAGCGTGGCAAAAACAATGTGGCGATCACCTTCACCGGTGACGGCGGAAGCTCACAGGGGGATTTTTACGAGGGCCTGAATTTTGCCGGCGCCTTCAAGCTTCCGGCGATCTTCGTCGTGCAGAACAACGGGTACGCCATCAGCGTACCGCGCCATAAACAAACCACTGCGGAAACGATTGCCCAAAAGTCTTTGGCAGCAGGGATTGCCGGTGTCCAGGTAGACGGCATGGATGTGCTGGCCGTATATAAAGCGGTCGCCGATGCCCGGGAGCGGGCAATCAACGGCGGGGGACCCACCCTAATCGAAACGTTGACCTATCGGTTCGGACCACATTCGCTTTCCGGCGATGACCCGACAAGGTACCGCAGCCAGACGGAATCGGGCGAGTGGGAGCCGAAGGATCCGTTGATCCGCTTCCGCAAATTTTTGGAAAAGAAAAATTTGTGGAATGAAGCGGATGAAAACCGGGTGATCGAGGAAGCGAAAGATGCGGTAACCGACGCGATTAAAAAAGCGGAGAGCATCGAAAAAATGACGATTCCGCAGATGATCGATTCCATGTACGAAAATACACCGCCGTATTTGCAGGAACAAATGAAACAATTTTCAGCATGGGAGGGGAAATGA
- the larE gene encoding ATP-dependent sacrificial sulfur transferase LarE: MADMEQKYNHLGEILRSLNKVVVAFSGGVDSTFLLKAAIDFLGRDRVLAITADSETYPERERLEAIALAQSLNAPHEVIHTSELNIPGYAENPSNRCYFCKNELFSHLQPIAELKGYDHVIFGAIADDLGEHRPGLQAAHDRGVRAPLMEAGITKAEIRHLSRGMGLKTWDKPSFACLSSRIPYGEKITQDKLSMIDQAEQFLMQLGFRQVRVRQHDRLARIEVVPQQLAELIAVAETVDAKLREIGYAYVSLDLRGYRSGSLNEVLSVQALGERAI; this comes from the coding sequence ATGGCTGATATGGAACAAAAATACAATCATCTCGGAGAGATTCTGCGTTCATTGAATAAAGTGGTGGTTGCATTTTCAGGAGGGGTGGACAGCACCTTTTTGCTGAAAGCGGCAATCGATTTTCTCGGTCGGGATCGTGTATTGGCCATTACCGCTGATTCCGAAACGTATCCGGAACGTGAAAGACTGGAGGCGATTGCGCTGGCCCAGTCCCTGAATGCGCCGCACGAAGTGATTCATACCAGCGAATTGAACATTCCCGGCTATGCCGAAAACCCGTCAAACCGCTGCTACTTTTGCAAAAATGAGTTGTTTTCCCATTTGCAGCCTATTGCCGAGCTGAAAGGTTATGATCACGTTATCTTCGGAGCCATTGCCGACGATTTGGGGGAGCATCGCCCGGGGCTGCAGGCGGCACATGACCGCGGGGTCCGGGCTCCGCTGATGGAAGCGGGTATTACCAAAGCGGAAATTCGCCATCTATCCAGAGGCATGGGCTTAAAAACATGGGATAAGCCGTCTTTTGCCTGCTTGTCTTCACGAATTCCTTATGGGGAAAAGATCACTCAGGATAAGCTGTCGATGATTGATCAGGCGGAGCAATTTCTCATGCAGCTCGGATTTCGTCAAGTTCGGGTACGTCAGCATGACCGATTGGCAAGAATCGAAGTCGTTCCCCAACAATTGGCCGAATTGATCGCCGTAGCGGAAACGGTTGACGCCAAACTGCGGGAGATCGGCTACGCTTATGTCAGCCTTGATCTGCGGGGCTACCGATCGGGGAGCTTGAATGAAGTATTATCCGTACAGGCTCTTGGAGAACGCGCGATCTAA
- the lpdA gene encoding dihydrolipoyl dehydrogenase, translating into MVVGEFTNEVDVLVIGSGPGGYVAAIRAAQLGKSVTVVDKGTIGGVCLNVGCIPSKALISAAHQYEQMKSGAEIGIYADNVSVDFGKVQDWKNGIVKKLTSGVGSLFKGNNIQLVNGEAFFTAKNEVRVVNGFEGSRYKFEHCIIASGSRPIELKAFPYGGRILSSTEALALAEIPKRLIVIGGGYIGIELGQTFAKFGSLVTILEGSDAILPGFEAEATRLVRRALKKNAVEIVTQAMAREARQTDADVTVTFTVGEEERSVTADYVLVTVGRRPNTNDIGLEVANIQLDDRGYAIVDRQCRTNIPNVYAIGDIVPGPALAHKASYEGKVAAEAIAGLPSAVDYKAIPAVVFSDPEMASVGLTETEAKEKGYRTVSGKFPYAANGRALSLHAGDGFVKIVADGDNQLVLGALAVGPEASNLIAELGLAIEMGAVLEDIALTIHAHPTLGEMVMEAAEGALGRSIHQINK; encoded by the coding sequence TTGGTCGTAGGTGAATTTACGAACGAAGTCGATGTATTGGTTATCGGATCGGGACCTGGCGGCTATGTTGCGGCAATTCGTGCCGCTCAACTGGGAAAATCCGTTACCGTGGTCGACAAAGGAACGATCGGCGGCGTTTGCTTAAACGTCGGCTGCATTCCCTCCAAAGCGCTGATTTCGGCTGCGCATCAATACGAGCAGATGAAAAGCGGAGCGGAGATCGGGATTTACGCGGACAACGTAAGCGTGGATTTCGGTAAAGTCCAGGATTGGAAAAATGGAATTGTCAAAAAGCTTACCAGCGGCGTAGGGAGTCTGTTCAAAGGAAACAACATTCAGCTTGTCAACGGAGAAGCCTTTTTTACGGCGAAGAATGAGGTCAGGGTCGTGAACGGATTCGAGGGCAGCCGTTACAAATTCGAGCACTGTATCATTGCTTCAGGCTCTCGGCCGATTGAATTAAAGGCTTTTCCTTACGGGGGGAGAATTCTCTCCTCCACTGAAGCGTTGGCGCTGGCGGAAATCCCCAAAAGGCTTATTGTCATCGGCGGGGGCTATATCGGTATTGAGCTTGGACAGACATTTGCGAAGTTCGGATCGCTGGTGACGATTCTTGAGGGCTCGGATGCCATTCTTCCGGGGTTTGAGGCGGAGGCGACGCGGTTGGTGCGGCGTGCCCTGAAGAAGAATGCGGTAGAGATCGTCACCCAAGCCATGGCCCGCGAAGCGAGACAAACGGATGCGGACGTAACCGTGACGTTCACGGTCGGTGAAGAGGAACGGAGCGTCACCGCGGATTATGTGCTGGTGACGGTAGGCAGACGGCCGAATACGAACGATATCGGGTTGGAGGTTGCCAATATCCAATTGGATGACCGGGGTTATGCAATCGTCGATCGGCAATGCCGGACCAATATCCCGAACGTCTATGCGATTGGCGATATCGTGCCCGGTCCGGCGCTGGCGCACAAAGCTTCCTATGAAGGGAAAGTTGCCGCAGAGGCAATTGCCGGACTTCCGAGCGCCGTTGATTACAAAGCGATTCCGGCAGTGGTATTCTCCGACCCGGAAATGGCAAGTGTCGGTTTAACCGAGACAGAAGCCAAAGAGAAAGGATACCGGACGGTTTCCGGGAAATTCCCCTATGCGGCAAACGGCCGCGCCTTGTCGCTTCATGCGGGGGACGGTTTTGTGAAAATTGTGGCCGATGGGGACAATCAGCTTGTTCTGGGTGCGCTGGCGGTTGGTCCGGAAGCGTCCAACCTGATTGCCGAGCTTGGCTTGGCCATTGAGATGGGCGCCGTTCTGGAAGACATTGCGCTGACCATTCATGCCCACCCGACCTTGGGCGAAATGGTGATGGAAGCGGCGGAAGGCGCGCTGGGTCGGTCGATCCATCAGATCAATAAATAA
- a CDS encoding dihydrolipoamide acetyltransferase family protein gives MGIVEFRLPDVGEGMHEGEIVKWHIQAGERIEEDQVILEVQNDKAVVELPSPVNGSVKEIKAEEGTVATVGDLLAVFEVTGETPSVKSEGAPPAAENQTGLTEREESAAAAGVKEPGRSKQKSVDEAVRSSNDPVRKASIENRRKVLATPSVRKLAREKGIDITLVQGTGRHGQVTREDLLAFEPGQAKAETKVSAATDEAASPKPKPETPPVAAAPATGEEAEERMPLKGIRKAIAHAMSKSAFTAPHVTVMDEADVSQLVEFRKKMKPLAENRGIRLTYLPFVVKALTAAAKQFPALNAALDEENNEIVFKKYYHIGIATDTDKGLIVPVIRHADRKSIWALASEISELAQRGRDGKLTANEMKGSTISITNIGSAGGLFFTPIINYPEVAILGTGRVSEKPIVRGGQVEAGQVMALSLSFDHRIIDGATAQYAMNYIKQLLADPQLFIMEV, from the coding sequence GTGGGAATAGTTGAATTTAGGCTCCCTGACGTTGGTGAAGGCATGCACGAAGGAGAGATTGTGAAATGGCATATTCAAGCGGGCGAACGGATTGAAGAGGATCAGGTCATTCTCGAGGTGCAGAACGATAAAGCCGTAGTGGAGCTTCCCTCGCCGGTGAATGGCAGCGTGAAGGAAATCAAGGCGGAGGAAGGAACGGTCGCGACAGTAGGGGATCTGCTTGCCGTCTTTGAGGTGACGGGTGAAACGCCTTCGGTAAAATCGGAAGGAGCGCCGCCTGCAGCCGAGAATCAAACCGGACTAACAGAGCGTGAGGAATCGGCCGCAGCAGCCGGTGTGAAAGAGCCGGGCCGAAGCAAGCAGAAGTCGGTTGATGAGGCCGTACGCTCCTCCAATGATCCGGTCCGAAAGGCTTCAATCGAGAACCGAAGGAAGGTACTGGCAACTCCCAGCGTGCGTAAGCTGGCCAGAGAGAAGGGCATAGACATCACGCTGGTGCAAGGAACGGGAAGGCATGGACAGGTCACGCGGGAAGATCTCTTGGCCTTCGAGCCCGGTCAAGCAAAAGCGGAAACGAAAGTCTCCGCTGCAACGGATGAAGCGGCATCCCCGAAACCGAAACCTGAGACTCCACCGGTTGCGGCTGCCCCTGCGACGGGGGAAGAGGCGGAAGAACGCATGCCGCTCAAAGGGATCCGCAAAGCGATTGCGCATGCGATGTCCAAATCGGCATTTACCGCACCGCACGTGACGGTCATGGATGAAGCGGATGTCAGCCAATTGGTCGAATTCCGCAAAAAAATGAAGCCGCTGGCGGAGAACAGAGGCATCAGGCTGACGTATTTGCCGTTTGTGGTCAAGGCGCTCACAGCAGCGGCCAAGCAGTTTCCGGCACTGAATGCCGCCCTCGATGAAGAGAATAATGAAATTGTCTTTAAAAAGTATTATCATATAGGTATTGCAACCGACACGGATAAAGGGTTGATCGTCCCCGTCATCCGTCATGCGGACCGGAAAAGCATCTGGGCTCTCGCTTCGGAAATAAGTGAATTGGCGCAGCGCGGCCGGGACGGAAAGCTGACAGCCAATGAAATGAAGGGCAGCACGATTTCAATCACCAACATCGGTTCGGCAGGAGGCTTATTCTTCACTCCGATCATCAACTATCCCGAAGTGGCCATTCTGGGAACGGGCCGTGTTTCCGAAAAGCCGATTGTCCGTGGAGGTCAGGTTGAAGCGGGTCAAGTCATGGCTCTGTCGCTCAGCTTTGACCACCGGATCATCGACGGAGCCACCGCGCAATATGCGATGAACTATATCAAACAGCTTCTCGCAGATCCGCAGCTTTTTATCATGGAGGTGTGA
- the motA gene encoding flagellar motor stator protein MotA, with product MEKSTLIGIILGLVAVVVGMILKGANPLFLVEVPAAYIIIFVGTAASLFIGFPMSEIAKFPKLMKIIFKQQNLLPKKEVIRLFMEWATITRREGLLALESKVDDIEDQFLKNGMRMIIDGNDQDFVKDVLLEEINAMEERHRAGALIFSQAGMYAPTLGVLGAVIGLIAALSNLSNIELLAHSISAAFVATLLGIFSGYVLWHPISNKLKRISAKEVELKMMMVEGLLSIQSGVSTIAIEQKLSVFLSPTERYAEEPKEEVEAGEEKAQTA from the coding sequence GATCGGCATTATTCTAGGACTTGTAGCAGTTGTGGTGGGCATGATCCTGAAAGGGGCCAATCCCCTGTTTCTTGTCGAGGTTCCCGCCGCTTACATCATTATTTTTGTCGGAACCGCCGCTTCTTTGTTCATAGGCTTTCCCATGTCGGAGATCGCCAAGTTTCCGAAATTGATGAAAATTATTTTTAAACAGCAGAATTTGCTCCCCAAAAAAGAAGTCATCCGGCTGTTCATGGAATGGGCTACGATCACCCGCAGAGAAGGCTTGCTGGCTCTGGAAAGCAAAGTCGACGATATTGAGGATCAGTTTCTCAAAAACGGAATGAGAATGATCATCGACGGCAATGACCAGGATTTCGTAAAGGATGTGCTGCTGGAAGAAATCAATGCCATGGAGGAACGGCATCGTGCCGGCGCGCTGATTTTTTCCCAAGCGGGAATGTATGCCCCCACACTCGGCGTTCTCGGGGCTGTCATCGGTCTGATCGCCGCTCTGAGCAACCTGTCCAATATCGAGCTGCTTGCGCATTCCATATCCGCCGCTTTCGTCGCCACGCTGTTGGGGATATTCTCAGGCTATGTGCTCTGGCACCCGATTTCCAATAAGCTGAAACGCATTTCCGCCAAGGAAGTCGAATTGAAAATGATGATGGTTGAGGGGCTGCTCTCCATTCAGTCAGGTGTATCCACGATCGCCATTGAACAAAAGCTCTCCGTCTTTTTGTCGCCGACCGAACGCTATGCAGAAGAACCGAAAGAAGAGGTGGAGGCCGGTGAAGAAAAGGCGCAAACCGCATAA
- a CDS encoding thiamine diphosphokinase: MTKRVLIFSGGRLGKWALDEIKQGDILIGADRGAFFLAENGLQPDFSLGDFDSVAEYELEIIRQSSKTFLSFDPVMKDWTDTELAMNHAVQMCPSEIKLLGAIGTRFDHSLANLHLLYKCYQRAIPCTIVDETNDIRLIDHETEIDKGRYTHVSLLPFTHQVTGITLEGFRYPLHKATLTSGDSLGISNVVIGEKARISIETGLLLVIRSMD; this comes from the coding sequence ATGACTAAACGGGTTTTGATATTTTCCGGGGGACGACTGGGCAAATGGGCCCTTGACGAAATCAAGCAGGGCGATATCCTCATCGGCGCGGATCGGGGTGCCTTCTTTCTCGCGGAAAACGGGTTGCAGCCCGATTTTTCGCTCGGCGATTTCGACTCTGTCGCCGAATACGAATTAGAGATCATTCGCCAAAGCAGCAAAACGTTCCTTTCCTTCGATCCCGTCATGAAGGACTGGACGGATACGGAATTGGCTATGAACCACGCCGTGCAAATGTGTCCGTCGGAAATTAAACTGCTCGGGGCCATCGGCACGCGCTTTGACCACTCGCTCGCAAATCTCCATCTGCTCTACAAATGCTATCAGCGGGCCATTCCATGCACAATCGTCGACGAAACGAACGACATTCGTCTAATCGACCATGAAACGGAGATCGACAAAGGAAGATATACGCACGTTTCCTTGCTTCCTTTTACTCATCAAGTGACCGGGATAACCTTGGAAGGCTTCCGCTATCCTCTGCACAAAGCCACTTTAACCTCGGGTGATTCTCTGGGCATCAGCAATGTCGTAATAGGTGAAAAAGCCAGAATCTCTATCGAAACCGGGCTTCTTCTGGTCATCCGAAGCATGGATTGA